A window of the Mus pahari chromosome 1, PAHARI_EIJ_v1.1, whole genome shotgun sequence genome harbors these coding sequences:
- the LOC110332639 gene encoding olfactory receptor 51F2-like produces the protein MSTFQNNTASSIIFLLTGVPGLEAFHTWISIPFCCLYATALSGNSLILFVIITQPSLHKPMYYFLSMLSTTDLGLSISTLATMLGIFWFNAREISFNACLSQMFFIQLFTVMESSVLLAMSFDRYVAISNPLRYASVLTDLKIAQIGVAIVTRGTLILTPMVVLLKMLSYCSSHVLHHSYCFHPDVMKLSCTDTRINSAVGLTALISTAGVDSVFIILSYILIIRTVLSIASPQERRKAFSTCISHIGAVAVFYIPLISLCFVHRFGKRAPPYVHTLIANAYLLIPPVMNPIIYSVKTKQIRKAVLKVLHSSTTKS, from the coding sequence ATGTCAACCTTCCAGAACAACACAGCTTCTTCCATCATTTTCCTGCTCACTGGTGTGCCTGGGCTGGAAGCTTTCCACACCTGGATCTCCATTCCCTTCTGCTGTCTCTATGCAACTGCCCTGTCAGGGAACAGCTTGATTCTCTTTGTCATTATCACCCAGCCCAGCCTCCACAAGCCCATGTATTACTTCCTCTCCATGCTGTCCACCACTGACCTTGGGCTCTCCATCTCCACTCTGGCCACCATGCTGGGGATATTCTGGTTCAACGCCAGAGAGATCAGCTTCAATGCTTGCTTGTCACAGATGTTCTTTATTCAACTCTTCACTGTAATGGAATCCTCAGTGCTGTTGGCTATGTCTTTTGATCGTTATGTGGCCATCTCCAACCCTCTTAGATATGCTTCTGTCTTAACTGACCTTAAAATAGCTCAGATTGGAGTAGCAATTGTTACCAGGGGCACACTGATACTGACTCCTATGGTTGTCCTTCTTAAAATGTTATCCTACTGTAGCAGCCATGTGCTCCACCACTCCTACTGTTTCCACCCTGATGTCATGAAGCTCTCATGCACAGACACCAGGATCAACAGTGCAGTTGGGCTCACTGCCCTGATCTCCACCGCTGGGGTTGACTCTGTCTTCATCATCCTCTCCTACATCCTGATCATCAGAACTGTCCTCAGCATTGCTTCTCCCCAAGAGAGGAGGAAAGCCTTCAGCACGTGTATCTCCCACATCGGGGCTGTGGCTGTGTTCTATATTCCACTGATTAGTCTGTGCTTTGTCCACAGATTTGGGAAACGAGCTCCACCATATGTCCACACTCTGATTGCCAATGCCTACCTGCTGATCCCTCCTGTCATGAACCCCATCATCTACAGTGTGAAGACCAAGCAGATACGGAAGGCTGTGCTGAAAGTTCTCCATTCCAGCACGACAAAGAGCTAG
- the LOC110329023 gene encoding olfactory receptor 51F2-like, whose amino-acid sequence MPSFNESTAYPPVFFLTGIPGLETSHTWISIPFCCLYAIAISGNSMILFVIITESSLHEPMYYFLSMLSFTDLGLCLSTLVTVLGIFWFNVREISFDACIGQMFFIHGFTFMESSVLLVMAFDRFIAICNPLRYAMILTNSRIIAVGFAIVIRGTTALVPLLLLLKRLSFCRSHVLHHSYCFHPDVMKLSCSDTRINSAFGLAIVISTAGLDSVLILLSYVLIIHSVLCIASKEERKKAFGTCVSHLSAVAIFYIPMISLSLVHRFGKHAPPFVHTLIANVYLLIPPVMNPIIYSVKTKQIRKAMLKVFFIKPS is encoded by the coding sequence ATGCCATCCTTCAACGAGAGCACTGCCTACCCACCAGTCTTCTTCCTCACTGGCATTCCTGGTCTTGAAACATCTCACACCTGGATCTCCATCCCTTTCTGTTGTCTGTATGCCATTGCCATCTCTGGGAACAGCATGATCCTCTTTGTCATCATCACTGAGTCAAGCCTCCATGAACCCATGTACTATTTCCTGTCCATGCTGTCTTTCACAGACCTAGGTCTATGCCTTTCGACATTGGTAACTGTGTTGGGTATCTTCTGGTTTAATGTTCGAGAAATTAGCTTTGACGCGTGCATTGGCCAAATGTTCTTTATCCACGGCTTCACATTCATGGAATCTTCAGTCCTCCTGGTGATGGCCTTTGATCGATTTATTGCCATCTGTAACCCACTAAGGTATGCTATGATCTTAACCAATTCACGAATCATTGCAGTGGGTTTTGCAATTGTAATCAGGGGAACCACAGCTCTTGTTCCTTTACTCCTGCTCCTCAAGCGTCTGTCTTTTTGCCGGAGTCATGTGCTGCATCATTCCTACTGCTTCCATCCTGACGTGATGAAGCTTTCATGCTCAGATACCAGGATCAACAGTGCCTTTGGCTTGGCCATTGTTATCTCTACTGCAGGCTTGGACTCTGTCTTGATCCTTCTCTCCTATGTTCTAATCATCCATTCTGTCCTTTGCATTGCATCCAAGGAGGAGCGGAAAAAGGCATTTGGTACCTGTGTCTCCCACCTCAGTGCTGTTGCCATCTTCTACATCCCTATGATCAGCCTGTCATTGGTGCACAGATTTGGGAAACATGCCCCTCCCTTTGTGCACACACTAATTGCCAATGTTTATCTGCTCATTCCTCCGGTAATGAATCCCATAATCTATAGtgtgaaaaccaaacaaattcgCAAGGCCATGCTGAAAGTATTCTTTATTAAACCATCTTAG
- the LOC110332927 gene encoding olfactory receptor 51F2-like — MSTLENTTASSIIFLLTGVPGLEAFHTWISIPFCFLYATALSGNSMILFAIITQPSLHEPMYYFLSMLSTTDLGLSISTLATMLGIFWFNAREISFNACLSQMFFIQLFIVMESSVLLAMAYDRYVAISNPLRYASVLTYVKIVVIGVATVTRGTLIQTPLAVLLKRLSFCGSRVLHHSYCFHPDVMKLSCTDTRINSAVGLTALISTAGVDSVFIILSYILIIRTVLSIASPQERRKAFSTCISHIGAVAVFYIPLISLSFVHRFGKQAPPYVHTLIANAYLLIPPVMNPIIYSVKTKQIRKAVLKVLHSSTTKS; from the coding sequence ATGTCAACCTTAGAGAACACCACAGCTTCTTCCATCATTTTCCTGCTCACTGGTGTGCCTGGACTGGAAGCTTTCCACACCTGGATCTCCattcccttctgctttctctaTGCAACTGCTCTGTCAGGGAACAGCATGATTCTCTTCGCCATTATCACCCAGCCCAGCCTCCATGAGCCCATGTATTACTTCCTCTCCATGCTGTCCACCACTGACCTCGGGCTCTCCATTTCCACTCTGGCCACCATGCTGGGGATATTCTGGTTCAACGCCAGGGAGATCAGCTTCAATGCCTGCTTGTCACAGATGTTCTTCATTCAGCTTTTCATTGTCATGGAATCCTCTGTGCTGTTGGCTATGGCTTATGATCGTTATGTGGCCATCTCCAACCCTCTTAGATATGCTTCAGTTTTAACTTATGTTAAAATAGTAGTAATTGGAGTAGCAACCGTCACTCGGGGAACCCTAATCCAGACTCCCCTCGCGGTACTCCTGAAAAGATTGTCCTTCTGCGGCAGCCGTGTGCTCCACCACTCCTACTGTTTCCACCCCGATGTCATGAAGCTCTCATGCACAGACACCAGGATCAACAGTGCAGTTGGGCTCACTGCCCTGATCTCCACTGCTGGGGTTGACTCTGTCTTCATCATCCTCTCCTACATCCTGATCATCAGAACTGTCCTCAGCATTGCTTCTCCCCAAGAGAGGAGGAAAGCCTTCAGCACGTGTATCTCCCACATCGGGGCTGTGGCTGTGTTctatattccattgatcagttTGTCCTTTGTCCACAGGTTTGGGAAACAAGCTCCACCATATGTCCATACTCTGATTGCCAATGCCTACCTGCTGATCCCTCCTGTCATGAACCCCATCATCTACAGTGTGAAGACCAAGCAGATACGGAAGGCTGTGCTGAAAGTTCTCCATTCCAGCACGACAAAGAGCTAG